In one window of Streptomyces sp. FXJ1.172 DNA:
- a CDS encoding Fic family protein, producing the protein MTATDSLRTWLLVRRETDWYQAPALRRELTARDGFRAWCAGPVHRRDAIRAERLLSAYTLARADAVRRTPLDFALLSAWQCEVLGVAKALFRTGDAYAKNGTERYGLTARTQADFAACLREATDPGVPLAARAARAYLDVAFFHPFTDGNARAALLTLVHVLAREDIVLPEVGPLQTTRYADDPAGAADLAALIGLLNRSRH; encoded by the coding sequence ATGACCGCTACTGACAGCCTCAGGACCTGGTTGCTCGTGCGCCGTGAGACCGACTGGTACCAAGCCCCGGCCCTGCGGCGGGAGCTGACCGCGCGGGACGGGTTCCGGGCCTGGTGCGCGGGGCCCGTCCACCGCCGCGACGCGATCCGCGCCGAACGCCTGCTCTCCGCCTATACCCTGGCCCGCGCCGATGCCGTACGCCGCACCCCGCTGGACTTCGCGCTGCTGTCCGCCTGGCAGTGCGAAGTCCTCGGCGTGGCAAAGGCGTTGTTCCGTACGGGCGATGCCTATGCGAAGAACGGCACCGAGCGGTACGGCCTGACCGCCCGCACCCAGGCCGACTTCGCCGCCTGCCTGCGTGAGGCGACGGACCCGGGCGTACCGCTTGCGGCTCGCGCGGCTCGCGCCTACCTCGACGTGGCGTTCTTCCACCCTTTCACCGACGGCAATGCCCGTGCGGCCCTGCTGACTCTGGTTCATGTCCTGGCCCGCGAGGACATCGTCCTTCCCGAGGTGGGCCCCCTCCAGACCACCCGCTATGCGGACGACCCCGCAGGCGCCGCCGACCTGGCCGCACTTATCGGCCTGCTCAACCGCAGCCGGCATTGA
- a CDS encoding chaplin, whose translation MKRVTRNGVIAVAVASGAMAVAGPVYADSTANGSTIDSPGLISGNAIQLPVHVPVNVCGNTVNVVGLLNPAMGNSCANAGESGRAKAPGQATARGSARNSPGVVSGNGLQLPVHLPLNVSGNTVSVVGVGNPVFGNQSVNSSDVHPDAPTRHTPEPPTRTTPPVRSVPSVPHKPVTTRPTPKTTHVTARKRTGSSLAETGVDGLWTAAAASGMALLGGAVLYRRFRVPMPR comes from the coding sequence ATGAAACGGGTCACCCGCAACGGTGTGATCGCCGTCGCCGTCGCCTCGGGCGCGATGGCTGTGGCGGGGCCGGTGTACGCCGACTCCACGGCGAACGGTTCCACGATTGACTCGCCGGGGCTGATCTCCGGCAATGCGATCCAACTGCCCGTACATGTCCCGGTGAACGTCTGCGGCAACACCGTGAACGTGGTGGGACTCCTCAATCCCGCCATGGGCAACAGCTGCGCCAACGCAGGAGAGAGCGGCCGGGCTAAGGCACCGGGCCAGGCCACGGCCCGCGGCAGCGCACGGAACTCGCCGGGTGTCGTTTCCGGCAATGGCCTCCAGCTGCCGGTTCATCTGCCGCTGAACGTGAGCGGCAACACGGTCAGCGTGGTCGGAGTGGGCAATCCCGTCTTCGGTAATCAGTCCGTCAACTCCTCGGACGTCCATCCCGACGCGCCCACCCGTCACACACCCGAGCCGCCCACCCGGACCACACCGCCGGTCCGCTCCGTACCGTCGGTGCCGCACAAACCGGTCACGACGCGCCCCACGCCCAAGACGACGCATGTGACCGCGCGAAAGCGGACGGGGAGTTCGCTCGCCGAGACCGGCGTCGACGGCCTCTGGACTGCCGCCGCCGCAAGCGGGATGGCTCTCCTCGGCGGAGCGGTGCTGTACCGCCGATTCCGCGTGCCGATGCCACGCTGA
- a CDS encoding maleylpyruvate isomerase family mycothiol-dependent enzyme translates to MYTTVRQNGSWPLPDGLGQAIRGTAEEIATLVRSVSDTALAVPGSQWTLGEAAAHLAMANELMADLAAGRERPYGDGTPQSLARANAQSLAVFTERRAEPLATMITEQAEAFLDALSRTAADGPAPVTPLGPMNRSVLASYLLTHMLGHGYDLARALKRPHMVDRARAGLCMPFMLSVMPRVTDPTATAGLTARYRIRLRGGEAFGVFLADGTVQVTPEAPLQRADCTILLDPVAFLLIALGRIDPWRAIARGQVLAWGPRPWLASRFPTLFTAP, encoded by the coding sequence GTGTACACGACGGTACGGCAGAACGGCTCATGGCCCTTGCCCGACGGGCTGGGACAGGCGATCCGGGGCACCGCCGAGGAGATCGCCACGCTGGTGCGCAGCGTGAGCGACACGGCGCTTGCCGTGCCGGGCTCGCAGTGGACACTCGGCGAGGCCGCAGCCCACCTGGCCATGGCCAACGAGCTGATGGCCGACCTGGCAGCCGGCCGGGAGCGCCCCTACGGCGACGGAACACCCCAGAGCCTCGCCCGGGCCAACGCCCAGTCCCTCGCCGTCTTCACAGAGCGCCGCGCGGAGCCCCTCGCGACGATGATCACGGAGCAGGCCGAGGCGTTCCTGGACGCTCTGTCGCGCACCGCGGCCGACGGCCCGGCACCCGTCACCCCCCTGGGCCCGATGAACCGGTCCGTTCTCGCGTCGTACCTGCTCACGCACATGCTCGGCCATGGATACGACCTGGCTCGCGCCCTGAAGCGTCCGCACATGGTCGACCGCGCACGGGCGGGCTTGTGCATGCCGTTCATGCTCTCGGTCATGCCGCGTGTCACGGACCCCACAGCCACGGCCGGCCTCACGGCCCGATACCGGATCCGGCTGCGCGGCGGCGAGGCATTCGGCGTGTTTCTGGCCGACGGCACCGTGCAGGTGACACCGGAGGCACCACTACAGCGCGCGGACTGCACCATCCTCCTCGACCCCGTCGCCTTCCTGCTCATCGCGCTGGGCCGAATCGATCCATGGCGTGCCATCGCCCGGGGACAGGTCCTCGCCTGGGGCCCCCGGCCGTGGCTGGCCTCCCGCTTCCCGACCCTGTTCACCGCCCCCTGA
- a CDS encoding vWA domain-containing protein — MSGSQNYINHVALVLDASSSMSHLSRKVVDVADQQIAYLARRSRELDQETRVTLYVFADKVECVIYDKDVLRMPSLKQLYRVGGMTALLAATLKSQRELAQTAQLYGDHSFLTFVLTDGQENASHRCPDAPARDPRQLVGAVAELIETQEVNWTLAVLVPDQMGKREAMQCGFPKDNIAIWDATSTQGLEEAGQVIQQATEKFMVGRTQGIRGSRAVFSTGAEVVNEDTIKAAGLTPVDPSQYQLISVTRDAAIRDWVIECGHTYRTGGAFYQLSKSEKIQAQKRIAVLEKKTDRVYTGPEARALLGLPGVEVRVKPDHNDDFTIFVQSTSVNRKLVPNTRLLLML; from the coding sequence ATGTCCGGGAGCCAGAACTACATCAACCACGTCGCTCTTGTGCTGGATGCCAGTTCGTCCATGTCGCATCTGAGCCGCAAGGTCGTCGACGTCGCCGACCAGCAGATCGCCTATCTTGCCCGCCGGTCGAGGGAGCTGGACCAGGAAACCCGCGTCACGCTGTACGTCTTCGCAGACAAGGTGGAGTGCGTCATCTACGACAAGGACGTGCTGCGGATGCCGTCGCTGAAGCAGTTGTACCGGGTCGGCGGGATGACCGCTCTGCTGGCGGCCACACTGAAGTCGCAGCGGGAACTGGCGCAGACGGCTCAACTGTACGGCGACCACAGCTTCCTGACGTTCGTACTGACGGACGGCCAGGAGAACGCAAGCCACCGCTGCCCGGACGCCCCCGCCAGGGATCCGCGTCAACTGGTCGGGGCTGTGGCCGAGTTGATCGAGACACAGGAGGTCAACTGGACGCTGGCCGTCCTTGTGCCGGATCAGATGGGCAAGCGTGAGGCCATGCAGTGCGGCTTCCCGAAGGACAACATCGCCATCTGGGACGCCACGAGCACACAGGGTCTGGAGGAGGCCGGGCAGGTCATCCAGCAGGCCACCGAGAAGTTCATGGTGGGGCGTACCCAGGGCATCCGGGGATCCCGGGCGGTGTTCTCCACGGGTGCTGAGGTGGTCAACGAGGACACCATCAAGGCGGCCGGCCTCACCCCGGTGGATCCGTCTCAGTACCAGCTGATATCGGTGACTCGTGACGCTGCGATCCGGGACTGGGTCATCGAATGCGGGCACACCTACCGCACGGGTGGTGCGTTCTACCAGCTGAGCAAGTCGGAGAAGATCCAGGCGCAGAAGCGGATCGCGGTGCTGGAGAAGAAGACGGACCGGGTGTACACAGGGCCGGAGGCCCGAGCCCTGCTCGGCCTGCCGGGCGTGGAGGTTCGCGTCAAGCCGGACCACAACGACGACTTCACGATCTTCGTGCAGAGCACCAGCGTGAACCGGAAGCTCGTCCCGAACACGCGGCTGCTGCTCATGCTCTGA
- a CDS encoding cold-shock protein: MRRSPVLSGVVKWFEPDRGAGVIAEGGDSRAVAHRSAVRGDAGSEPAAGRQACFDITQDTAGGRADTIRSRTPEFCAPAEEPQQDASAYEGVGWPIETADSVDAAEDCPWCVQLREADAADRQWPMRGGGVAAAAVRSHTAGLWAGTVVLAVAAIGVVALLVITSV, encoded by the coding sequence ATGCGGAGGTCTCCGGTGCTCAGTGGTGTGGTGAAGTGGTTCGAGCCCGACCGGGGCGCAGGTGTCATCGCCGAGGGCGGCGACAGCCGTGCCGTTGCCCACCGTTCGGCGGTGCGCGGTGACGCAGGCAGCGAGCCGGCGGCGGGCAGGCAGGCGTGCTTCGACATCACCCAGGACACCGCCGGTGGCCGAGCCGACACCATCCGGTCTCGGACGCCGGAGTTCTGTGCGCCGGCCGAGGAGCCGCAGCAGGACGCGTCCGCGTACGAAGGAGTCGGGTGGCCCATTGAGACGGCCGACTCGGTGGACGCAGCGGAGGACTGTCCGTGGTGCGTCCAATTGAGGGAGGCCGACGCCGCGGACCGGCAGTGGCCGATGCGAGGAGGCGGGGTCGCGGCCGCTGCGGTCCGGTCCCACACCGCAGGACTGTGGGCGGGCACGGTCGTGCTGGCTGTGGCCGCGATCGGCGTTGTGGCACTGCTGGTCATCACGTCCGTATGA